A genomic stretch from Candidatus Thermoplasmatota archaeon includes:
- a CDS encoding metal-dependent transcriptional regulator has product MRTEQADEYLELMYKLTRHGKPARTTRIARELDLAPASVTEMLQRLAKRGYVKYKPYKGATLTKKGLTEGRRLARRHRLLERFLHDVLKIGKDKVHDEACRLEHAISSETEAAICRHLKHPAECPDDGSPIPPCERDVFSCEECELAEKTNPGKRASLVSLSTLAEGSSAKVAFIRAGRGLCRRLCEMGFTKDTVVSVKRKSGRGPMELDIKGYNLAIGWGVASKIFVEVS; this is encoded by the coding sequence ATGAGGACCGAGCAGGCGGACGAGTATCTTGAGCTCATGTACAAACTGACAAGGCACGGCAAGCCCGCCAGAACGACTCGAATCGCTAGAGAGCTCGACCTGGCTCCCGCGAGCGTCACGGAGATGTTGCAGCGACTCGCGAAGAGGGGTTACGTGAAGTACAAGCCGTACAAGGGCGCCACGCTCACAAAGAAGGGTCTTACGGAGGGCAGAAGGCTTGCCAGGCGCCACAGGCTCTTGGAGAGGTTCCTTCATGACGTCCTGAAGATTGGAAAGGACAAGGTTCACGATGAGGCGTGCAGGCTCGAGCACGCGATCTCGTCCGAGACAGAGGCGGCGATATGCAGGCACCTGAAGCATCCCGCCGAGTGTCCGGATGACGGTTCACCCATACCTCCCTGTGAGAGGGACGTCTTCAGCTGCGAGGAATGCGAGCTGGCGGAGAAGACGAACCCGGGGAAGCGGGCGAGCCTCGTTTCTCTCTCAACGCTTGCGGAGGGCTCGAGTGCCAAGGTCGCCTTCATCCGAGCGGGAAGGGGGCTCTGCCGGAGGCTCTGCGAGATGGGTTTCACGAAGGACACCGTCGTTAGTGTGAAGAGGAAGTCGGGACGCGGCCCGATGGAGCTCGACATCAAGGGCTACAACCTGGCGATCGGCTGGGGAGTGGCTTCGAAGATCTTCGTCGAAGTGAGCTGA
- a CDS encoding replication factor C small subunit gives MKGIWVEKYRPNSLDDVVGQEEIVERLKAYVKTKNLPHLLFAGPAGTGKTTCAIALTRQLFGENWNLNFNELNASDERGIDVVRKKIKNFARMAPIGEGGFKIIFLDEADALTSDAQAALRRTMEKYTNTCRFILSVNYSSKIIEPIQSRCAVFRFRPLKREAVEGYLNRVADGENVKITKEGMDALIYIAQGDLRKATNSLQVAASINTTVDEDTLYKAAATARPEDVRKLLETSLEGDFMAARAVLDDLLIEHGLSGEDLIKQIHRTLFELAIPDDVRVKLIDKIGEVEFRMIEGSNERIQLENLISNFVVAGLEMKKK, from the coding sequence ATGAAAGGAATCTGGGTGGAGAAGTACAGGCCCAACAGCCTTGACGATGTCGTCGGTCAGGAGGAGATCGTGGAGAGGCTCAAGGCGTATGTGAAGACCAAGAACCTCCCCCATCTCCTCTTCGCCGGTCCCGCTGGCACGGGCAAGACGACATGCGCGATAGCTCTCACCCGCCAGCTCTTCGGGGAGAACTGGAACCTCAACTTCAACGAGCTCAACGCATCGGACGAGAGGGGTATCGACGTCGTGCGCAAGAAGATCAAGAACTTTGCCAGGATGGCGCCCATAGGCGAGGGCGGGTTCAAGATAATCTTCTTGGACGAGGCTGACGCGCTGACATCGGACGCCCAGGCCGCCCTCCGCAGGACCATGGAGAAGTACACGAACACGTGCAGGTTCATCCTCTCCGTCAACTACTCATCGAAGATAATCGAGCCCATCCAGTCGAGGTGCGCGGTCTTCCGCTTCCGCCCGCTGAAGAGGGAGGCAGTCGAGGGATACCTGAACCGCGTCGCCGATGGCGAGAACGTGAAGATAACGAAGGAGGGAATGGACGCGCTCATCTACATCGCGCAGGGTGACCTGAGGAAGGCGACCAACTCGCTGCAGGTCGCCGCGTCCATCAACACGACCGTGGACGAGGACACGCTCTACAAGGCGGCCGCGACCGCCCGCCCCGAGGACGTGAGGAAGCTACTGGAGACGTCCCTGGAGGGGGATTTCATGGCGGCCCGCGCGGTGCTTGATGACCTGCTCATCGAACACGGGCTCTCGGGCGAGGACCTCATAAAGCAGATTCACAGGACGCTGTTCGAGCTGGCCATCCCGGACGATGTGAGGGTCAAGCTCATCGATAAGATAGGGGAGGTGGAGTTCAGGATGATCGAGGGGAGCAATGAACGCATCCAGCTCGAGAACCTGATCTCCAACTTCGTCGTCGCCGGCCTGGAGATGAAGAAGAAGTAG
- a CDS encoding TIGR00269 family protein, with translation MLCSRCEKEAATLIRYNGQHLCKEHFVAFLEKRVKAEISSQVKLRGGARIAVGLSGGKDSTVATLLLHEVFAPRRDFEIHAITVDEGIRGYRPEALEVAREFCKARGIPHHVISFEDAFGLTMDEVVERDPDTIPCSYCGVLRRYCLNAKAREIEATVLATGLNLDDTSQSILMNLARGDVGRLARLGPHTSVQPGLVPRIQPLRTIPEKETYLYAMLRGIEICDAECPYSTRAQRGRFREIIDVLESESPGTRHALLKSYDELAPLLTQKFPPVGLNECKACGEPTGKETCRACEMVQKLRRAGSSSP, from the coding sequence ATGCTCTGCTCCAGGTGCGAGAAGGAGGCGGCCACTCTCATCCGCTACAACGGGCAGCACCTGTGCAAGGAGCACTTCGTCGCATTCCTCGAGAAGCGGGTGAAGGCGGAGATCTCCAGCCAGGTCAAGCTGAGGGGCGGGGCCAGGATCGCCGTTGGCCTCTCTGGCGGGAAGGACAGCACCGTCGCGACGCTCCTCCTGCACGAGGTCTTTGCGCCGAGGCGGGACTTCGAGATCCACGCGATAACGGTGGACGAGGGCATCCGCGGGTACAGGCCAGAGGCCCTGGAGGTTGCGCGGGAGTTCTGCAAGGCGCGCGGGATACCCCACCACGTCATCAGCTTCGAGGATGCGTTCGGTCTGACGATGGACGAGGTCGTCGAGCGGGACCCGGACACGATACCGTGCTCCTACTGCGGCGTCCTCAGGCGGTACTGCCTCAACGCCAAGGCGAGGGAGATAGAAGCGACCGTGCTGGCGACGGGGCTGAACCTCGACGACACGAGCCAGTCCATCCTGATGAACCTCGCTCGCGGGGATGTCGGGCGGCTCGCAAGGCTGGGGCCGCATACGAGCGTGCAGCCGGGTCTCGTGCCGCGCATCCAGCCGCTGAGGACGATCCCCGAGAAGGAGACGTACCTTTACGCCATGCTCCGCGGGATCGAGATCTGCGATGCCGAGTGTCCCTATTCCACACGCGCACAGCGGGGACGGTTCAGGGAGATCATCGACGTCCTGGAGAGCGAATCGCCCGGGACGAGGCACGCCCTCCTGAAGTCATACGACGAGCTCGCACCGCTCCTTACTCAGAAGTTCCCGCCCGTGGGGCTCAACGAGTGCAAGGCGTGCGGCGAACCGACCGGTAAGGAGACATGCAGGGCCTGCGAGATGGTCCAGAAGCTCAGGCGAGCGGGGTCCTCTTCCCCCTGA